The Malus domestica chromosome 06, GDT2T_hap1 genome has a segment encoding these proteins:
- the LOC103437765 gene encoding uncharacterized protein yields the protein MLSDAITSASVHAAPNSGGRDLGKKKRARSAKLKQCKLDVRREQWLSQGAVKNKDCKEELNGVVKAGKERNHNRSFGNLGMRPRGGQIDGSIHHHHHHDSDLESNSPTSLTSSVLGSNYSETTFTSSSSSSGGCCSGNITEDEEGGGDDGCLDDWEAVADALAADEKPKIPCPESPPEHDPIAQMVSPQETTIGSDGVENLNPQCGRAIPKAWGNGHAWRPDDAFRPQSLPNLAKQLSLPNSNRKNYSCGGVPWAYNGVAVPSSCPICYEDLDFTDTSFLPCLCGFRLCLFCHNRILEEDGRCPGCRKPYEHEPVEAETSVHGGSLTFQLPRSCSMITRS from the exons ATGCTTTCCGATGCAATTACCAGCGCCTCCGTCCATGCAGCCCCGAACAGCGGCGGCAGGGatttggggaagaagaagagg GCCAGGTCTGCCAAATTGAAGCAGTGCAAGCTCGATGTTCGTCGGGAGCAATGGCTTTCTCAAG GCGCTGTGAAGAACAAGGATTGCAAGGAGGAACTGAACGGCGTCGTTAAAGCGGGAAAAGAGCGGAATCACAACCGTTCATTTGGTAATCTGGGGATGAGGCCCAGAGGTGGACAGATTGACGGATCGatccaccatcaccatcaccatgaCAGCGATTTGGAGTCGAACAGTCCGACCAGTTTGACAAGTAGTGTCTTGGGCAGCAACTATTCCGAGACTACATTTACTAGCAGCAGTAGTAGCAGCGGTGGCTGTTGCTCTGGTAATATCACAGAGGATGAGGAAGGTGGTGGTGACGATGGTTGCTTGGACGATTGGGAAGCGGTGGCTGACGCCTTAGCTGCGGATGAGAAGCCGAAAATCCCATGTCCAGAATCGCCCCCAGAGCATGATCCAATTGCTCAAATGGTTTCTCCTCAGGAAACGACTATTGGGTCTGATGGGGTTGAGAATTTGAACCCTCAGTGCGGCAGAGCTATCCCTAAAGCTTGGGGGAATGGCCATGCTTGGAGGCCTGACGATGCTTTTCGGCCTCAGAGTCTGCCCAATTTGGCTAAGCAGCTTAGCTTGCCGAATTCAAACCGGAAAAATTACAGTTGTGGTGGTGTTCCTTGGGCCTATAATGGTGTTGCCGTGCCATCCTCGTGTCCTATATGCTATGAAGATTTGGATTTCACGGACACGAGCTTTTTGCCTTGCTTGTGCGGATTCCGGCTCTGCCTTTTCTGCCACAATAGGATTCTGGAGGAGGATGGCCGCTGTCCCGGCTGCAGGAAGCCATACGAGCATGAGCCTGTTGAGGCAGAGACAAGTGTGCATGGAGGAAGTCTCACATTTCAGCTGCCTCGTTCTTGTAGCATGATCACAAGGTCTTAA